A genomic region of Rhipicephalus sanguineus isolate Rsan-2018 chromosome 1, BIME_Rsan_1.4, whole genome shotgun sequence contains the following coding sequences:
- the LOC119378826 gene encoding cytochrome P450 4c3 isoform X2 yields MMKPWMGNGVLTSDKEIWRTRRKILTPAFHFKILDNYVHIMNRRTKEVLDKLMQLGGRPFDILPILRLAAFGMLFETAMGVNINEEEVTNKKLLHTTDDLAASIISRVLKVFHWSDTVYYMTKEGKSFLKKARYIRQYNEKIIQQRKAQYISGEAGCASRKSFLDILLHMHIDEKTLTEQEVAEEVATFFIGGFDTTATATSYTLYLLGHHPEAQDKVHAEIDAVFADDKQRSVTVEDIKKLKYLDCVIKESLRLYPPVPLVARNIDEDVHIGKYTIPKGTVAVCAIYFLHRHPKVYKEPNRFLPERFMGNGNVSPFAFVPFSAGSRNCIGQRFAQLEEKIMLTHILRNFRVESLVPMEELQLQLEIVLRPLQGIQLRLTPRQRSSHD; encoded by the exons GACAAGGAAATTTGGAGAACACGTAGAAAAATACTTACTCCCGCATTTCACTTCAAGATATTGGACAACTACGTGCACATTATGAATCGACGAACGAAAGAAGTCCTTGACAAGCTGATGCAACTGGGGGGAAGGCCTTTCGACATACTTCCTATTCTGCGGCTTGCAGCTTTTGGCATGCTTTTCG AAACTGCAATGGGCGTCAACATTAACGAAGAAGAAGTCACAAACAAAAAGCTACTTCACACAACTGACGA CCTGGCTGCCAGCATCATATCCCGAGTTCTCAAGGTGTTCCACTGGTCCGATACTGTGTATTATATGACTAAAGAAGGAAAGAGTTTCTTGAAGAAGGCGCGCTACATTCGACAGTACAATGAGAAG ATTATTCAACAACGGAAAGCACAATATATTTCAGGAGAAGCCGGCTGTGCTTCAAGAAAAAGTTTCCTGGATATTCTGCTTCATATGCATATTGATGAAAAAACGCTAACGGAGCAGGAAGTCGCCGAAGAAGTTGCAACATTTTTCATTGGT GGTTTTGACACAACGGCCACAGCGACATCATACACCCTGTATTTGCTGGGCCATCATCCCGAAGCACAAGACAAAGTTCACGCTGAAATTGACGCAGTTTTCGCGGACGACAAGCAGAGGAGCGTTACGGTTGAAGacataaaaaaattgaaatatcTAGACTGCGTTATAAAG GAGTCCCTTCGTCTCTACCCGCCAGTTCCTCTTGTCGCTCGGAATATAGATGAAGACGTGCACATCG GAAAGTACACAATTCCGAAAGGAACTGTCGCAGTCTGTGCCATTTACTTTTTGCATCGGCACCCCAAAGTCTACAAGGAACCGAACAGATTCTTGCCAGAGAGGTTCATGGGCAACGGGAATGTCAGCCCTTTCGCTTTTGTCCCCTTCTCCGCTGGATCCCGGAACTGCATCG GCCAAAGGTTTGCCCAGCTGGAGGAGAAAATTATGTTGACTCACATCCTCAGAAACTTCAGAGTCGAGTCCCTGGTGCCCATGGAGGAGCTTCAGCTGCAACTAGAAATAGTGCTGAGGCCTTTGCAGGGAATACAACTGAGACTGACTCCTCGCCAACGCAGTTCTCATGACTAA
- the LOC119378826 gene encoding cytochrome P450 4C1 isoform X1 has product MMKPWMGNGVLTSDKEIWRTRRKILTPAFHFKILDNYVHIMNRRTKEVLDKLMQLGGRPFDILPILRLAAFGMLFETAMGVNINEEEVTNKKLLHTTDDLAASIISRVLKVFHWSDTVYYMTKEGKSFLKKARYIRQYNEKIIQQRKAQYISGEAGCASRKSFLDILLHMHIDEKTLTEQEVAEEVATFFIGESLRLYPPVPLVARNIDEDVHIGKYTIPKGTVAVCAIYFLHRHPKVYKEPNRFLPERFMGNGNVSPFAFVPFSAGSRNCIGQRFAQLEEKIMLTHILRNFRVESLVPMEELQLQLEIVLRPLQGIQLRLTPRQRSSHD; this is encoded by the exons GACAAGGAAATTTGGAGAACACGTAGAAAAATACTTACTCCCGCATTTCACTTCAAGATATTGGACAACTACGTGCACATTATGAATCGACGAACGAAAGAAGTCCTTGACAAGCTGATGCAACTGGGGGGAAGGCCTTTCGACATACTTCCTATTCTGCGGCTTGCAGCTTTTGGCATGCTTTTCG AAACTGCAATGGGCGTCAACATTAACGAAGAAGAAGTCACAAACAAAAAGCTACTTCACACAACTGACGA CCTGGCTGCCAGCATCATATCCCGAGTTCTCAAGGTGTTCCACTGGTCCGATACTGTGTATTATATGACTAAAGAAGGAAAGAGTTTCTTGAAGAAGGCGCGCTACATTCGACAGTACAATGAGAAG ATTATTCAACAACGGAAAGCACAATATATTTCAGGAGAAGCCGGCTGTGCTTCAAGAAAAAGTTTCCTGGATATTCTGCTTCATATGCATATTGATGAAAAAACGCTAACGGAGCAGGAAGTCGCCGAAGAAGTTGCAACATTTTTCATTGGT GAGTCCCTTCGTCTCTACCCGCCAGTTCCTCTTGTCGCTCGGAATATAGATGAAGACGTGCACATCG GAAAGTACACAATTCCGAAAGGAACTGTCGCAGTCTGTGCCATTTACTTTTTGCATCGGCACCCCAAAGTCTACAAGGAACCGAACAGATTCTTGCCAGAGAGGTTCATGGGCAACGGGAATGTCAGCCCTTTCGCTTTTGTCCCCTTCTCCGCTGGATCCCGGAACTGCATCG GCCAAAGGTTTGCCCAGCTGGAGGAGAAAATTATGTTGACTCACATCCTCAGAAACTTCAGAGTCGAGTCCCTGGTGCCCATGGAGGAGCTTCAGCTGCAACTAGAAATAGTGCTGAGGCCTTTGCAGGGAATACAACTGAGACTGACTCCTCGCCAACGCAGTTCTCATGACTAA